TGGCGATTGCCGCGAAGATAATCCAGGAGCACCAGGGCACGATCCGCGCGGAGAAGAATGAGCCTGCGGGTGCAAGATTCATCATCGAACTGCGACCGGCCCTCTCGACCGACAGCGACCCGGACGCGCCGGCGGCCTTCAGTGGATTCGCCACGCCGCAGAACGGCCATGCTGCAGTGGCTGCAGTTGAATCTGCTATAGAGCTTCCAGTTCACGGCGACACAAAAGCACAGGACGACTTAGCCTCCACCCTCCCCAGAGGCCCCCAATGAACCATGTACTGATCGTCGACGACGAAGCCGAGATTCGCGAGTCGCTCGAAAGCATTCTTCGTGAAGAGGATTACCTCGTCACCACTGCTGCTACTGCGCGTGAAGCTCTCGAGCTGCTTCGGGATGCTGCCTACGACGTGGTTCTGCTCGATATCTGGTTGCCGGATCGTGACGGTCTCGATACTTTGACCGAGATTCGGCAGATGGAGTCGAGCAACGTGCCAGAGGTTGTCATCATCAGCGGCCACGGCACGATCGAAGCTGCGGTGCGCGCTACGAAGCTTGGGGCCTATGACTTTCTTGAGAAGCCTCTCTCGCTCGATCGCACACTGATCGTGCTGAAGAATGCGATGAAGGCTCGCCAAATGCGCGAGGACAACCAGGAGTTTTCGCGCCAGCTTACAAAGGGGACGGTGACGGGGAACTCTGTTCCGATGAAGGCGCTGCGCCAGCAGATCAAGCTGATGGCGCCCACAAACGGGCGCGTGCTGATCTATGGAGAGTCCGGGGCAGGGAAGGAGCTTGTCGGCAGGGCGATGCATGCGGAGAGCCTGCGCAAGGACCGGCCTTTTGTGGAACTCAACTGTGCGGCGATCCCGGAGGATTACATCGAGAGCGAGCTCTTCGGCTATCGCCACGGTGCGGTGCCTGGCGGTCCGACCGAGAAGCGCGGAACGTTTGAGCGCGCGGATGGAGGCACACTCTTCCTCGATGAGGTGGGCGATATGAGCTTGAAGACGCAGGCCAAAGTGCTGCGGGCGCTCGATGAGCAGCGGTTTTTGCCGGTTGGCGCGTCGCATCCTGTGCACGTCGATGTGCGGGTTATTGCAGCAACGAATAAGGACCTTGAAGAGGAGATTGCTCGCGGTAACTTTCGCGAAGATCTGTTCTATCGACTGAATGTCATTCCGTTTTTTGTGCCGCCTCTGCGCGACCGCAAGGAGGATATTCCTCTGTTGGTCAAAGAGTTTCTGCAGCAGTTCGGTGCGGAGTATGGCCGTCCTCATGTTGAGATGACCGAGGATGCGCTGGCTGCTTTGAAGCAGTACCACTGGCCGGGCAACGTGCGCGAGCTGCGCAATCTCGTCGAGCGCGTGCTGATCCTGAACCCGAAGACGCAGCGGATTGAGCGCAAACATCTGCCGATGCTGGTTTATCGTGACTCGGCTAAGGACTCCAACAAGGCTAATGGACGCGAGGAGTTCACCAGCCTGCTGCAGGCGCGTGAGGCGTATGAGCGCGACTACATCTTGAAAAAGTTAGATGAGTTTCATGGCAATGTCAGTCGCGCCGCCGAGGGGTTGGGTCTTGAACGTAGCCATCTGTATCGCAAGATGAAGGCTCTGGGCGTTAGCGTGAAGGAGTGAGTGTTTGTGCGAGGGGGTAGAGACTGTAAACGCAGATTCCCTTCGGGAATGACAACCAGAAAAGGCAATGGCAGAAGCAGATTCCCTTAGGGAATGACAACAAGAGGGGCAGCGGCTGAAGCAGATTTATTCGGGAATGATACTTTGTCTGCTGTTACTTTTCTTCTGCGGCTTGCTTTGCGGCGATCTCTTCGAGTTGGCGGCGCCAGTCGAGGTCTTCGACGAAGCCGCGGCTGGAGCGCCACTCTTCCTGAACTTTGACGAAGAGTTCGAGGAAGACGCGGGTGCCGAGGAGCGATTCGATGTCTTTGCGGGCTGCGGTGCCGATGCGCTTCAGCATCTCGCCCTGCTTGCCGATGAGGATCGCCTTTTGTCCGGTGCGTTCGCAGAAGATCGCGGCTGAGACCTTCGTCACTGGCAGTTTGCCGTCCTTCGTCTTTTTCATGGACGCGGGCTCTTCGAACTTCTCGATGACGACTGCGGTGGCGTAGGGGACCTCTTCGCCGGTGAGCATGAGAATCTTTTCGCGGATGAGTTCAGCGACGAGGAAGCGCTCCGGTTGGTCGGTCAGTTGATGCTTGGGGAAGTAGCGCTGGCCCTCTTTGAGTTGGCCGACGATCTTCTCGAGGAGAAGATCGAGGCCCTCCTTCTTGCGGGCTGAGATGGGAATCACATCGGCGAAGGGATGAAGCGTGGACCAGTGCGCGATCAGCGGGAGCAGGTCTTTCTTGGGGATCGCGTCCATCTTGTTAAGGACGAGGATGACGGGACATTCGAGCTTTTTGATCAGCGAGAGGGCGAAGTCGTCTTCAGCGGCGGACATGCCCATGCGGCCTGTGGCTTTTCCGCTGTCTTTCTCTCCCAGGGCCTTTGGCAGGCGGTGGGTCACGTCGACGATAAACAGGACGGCGTCGCGCGACTCCAGCGCATCGTGAACCTCCTGCATCATCCTTTTGTCGAGCTGCGTGTCGGGCTTGTGGATGCCGGGTGTGTCGACCAGAACGACCTGCGCGGCGGGATGTCCGGGCTCGCCTTTGGCTTTCTTCTTCAGGGGAACTTCGAGAACGCCGTGGATGCGGGTGCGCGTCGTCTGCGGCTTGTGTGTGACGATAGCCAGCTTCTGCCCGAGCAGGGCGTTCAGCAGAGTGGATTTGCCCGCGTTGGGGCGACCGATGATGGAGACGAAACCGGAGCGAAAGGCCATTCTCCTTATTATGCGCTGTTGCGGTGCCGTAGTTCGTAAGCTCGGCTAAACTGACTCGTATGAACTTCACCAAACTGCGGACTGCTCGCAGATTCGCTCGAGGTCTGGCCCTGTTATCCACTGTCACCGCGCCGCTGTTTCTTTCGGCTCAAGCTGTCAAACCGTTCTCTTCAATCGAGGTTCACTCGGACCGGACGGTGACCTTCGCCTATAAGGATGCCGCGGCCGGCAAGGTGGAGCTCGTGGTGGGCGGGTTGCCGAAGAAGTTGCCCATGAAGAAGGATGCGGCGGGCACCTGGACGGTGACGACGCCGGCGCTGGCGCCCGAGATCTATGGATATCACTTCGAGGCGGACGGCGACTTCCGGCTGGACCCTGCCAATCCGGATACGACGATTAACCTAGTGGATATAGCGAATGAGCTAATAGTACCGGGCGATACGCCGCAGCTGTGGGAGATGACCAACGTTCCGCACGGCGTTCTGCACCACTACAACTACACGACGAATATTGTTCTGGGGCTGCCGCAAAATCAGAGCCGGTACTACGTGTACACGCCGCCGGGCTATGATCCGAAGGCTCCTCAACCTTATCCGGTGCTCTATCTGCTGCACGGATGGAGCGACTCGGACTCGGGCTGGACGGCGGTGGGTCGAGCGGATCTGATGCTCGACAATCTGCTGGCGCAGGGCAAGATCAAGCCGATGGTGGTGGTGATGCCGCTGGGCTACGGGGATATGTCGTTCCTGCACCAGTTTCATGTATGGGAGGATCCTGCCGCTATCGATCGCAACACGGATCTGTTTACCAAGGCGCTGCTTACGGAGGTGCTTCCTCGTGTCGAGGCGGAGTACCACGTGTCGAAGGATCGGAAGGATCGGGCTATCGTTGGACTGTCCATGGGCGGGCTCGAAAGCCTGTCGATCGGGCTGTCGCATACGGACAAGTTTGCGTGGGTGGGGGGATTCAGCTCGGCCGTGCACAATCTTAACTACGAGACCAAACTGGCTGCGCTCGATCCCAGGACGGCGGACCTTCGCCTGCTGTGGGTAGCGTGTGGGACGGAGGATTCGCTGATCGAGCCGAACCGGAAGCTGGTGGAGTTTCTCAAGAACAAGAAGATGGCGGTCAAGCAGATTGAGACTCCTGGGTATCACACGTGGATGGTGTGGCGGGATAACTTGAGCCAGTTTGCGCCGCTGCTGTTTCAGTCGAAGTAAGCTGCTGGGAGAGCGTTATTTGCCTGTTGGAGATGCGTTGACCTCTTTGAGGTAGGCCGGGCTTAGTGTGCCTTTAGTCTTTGCGAGTGCCAGAAGAGTTGGGTAGAACTGGACGAATGTCGTGTCTACGGCGGCGTGCGCCTCGTGGCATTGGTAGCAGGAGCCGGGTCGAGCCACCACTTTGGCGGTGCCTTTAGGGGCGTCGAACTCGAAGAAGCCCCAGCCGCCTTCGAGCTTTGCATCCTTGACGTGCAGCTCGATTCCCATGATCTCTGACGACTGGGTGTGGCCGCTCTGGTTGATCGAGCTGGCCCCTTCAGCACCGCGAATCTCGAGCACGAGCACGGTCTTGTCGGGCCAGGCTCCGGTTTGAAGAAAGGCTCGATAGGAGCTGGGGTTGACGAAGACGTTGTCGAAGGTGGAGTGGCCCGGCATGGAGTGGCCCGGCATGGACGGCTTAGGGCTGTAGCTCATGTCGAGGCCAGAGCTGAGGAAGACCCACTCGCGGTAGTGCTCGGGCATCTTGAACTGGCCGTCTGCCGTGTAGTTTTGGCCGATTGCCTCAACGGTGTCGGGGTAGGACCGGACTGTCTCCTGTTGGGGGAGGATGGTAACCAAAAGTAGTAGAAGCGCGGAACGCAGCATGGGTTAACCTCGATAAATCGGATTCAGGGTCTCATGTCCTCCTGCGGTTCGGGCAGCAGATTTCGTTCTTGAGGAGAAGAGAAAAGTTGGCCTCCGCATCCAGCACGCCACCTCCGTCTGCGCTTAACTTCGCGGATAATCAGTGCTAGCGCATGGAATCTTTCTTCACACGGTTTAAAAACGTCCTGGTGCTGGTGGCGATTCTGTTGGCCCAGACGATCGGGCTCGCGGTGCAGGTTCGCCGTCCGGTCGAATCGGGCGCACCGGACAGCAGCAAGGTTACGCTTATTCGCTACTGGGCTGTCTCGGTGGTGACGCCGTTTGAGCGGTTTTTTCATGGGATCGGTTATACCTTTCGCCACGGCTGGTCGAACTATGTGGATCTTCGCCATACCAAGCAGGAGAACCACGATCTTCAGGAGCAGATTGCGCGGCTGCGGCTGGAGCAAGCCTCCTTCGCCGAAGACGCCATGCAGGGACATCGGCTACAGGCCATGCTGGACTTTCAGCAGCACTATGTTTCGACTACCGTTGCGGCGCAGGTGATCGGGACGAGCGGCAACGATCTCTCTCGCGTGGTCTATATCGATAAAGGCGCGAAGGATGGTCTCAAGGCAGATCAGGCGGTGATTACTCCGGACGGTATCGTCGGCAAGATCCGCGACGTCTTCCCGCATACCTCGCAGGTGCTGCTGATCAACGACCAGACCTCGGGGGCAGGCGTGCTGCTTGCGACCACGCGGATTCGTGCGATTCTTCGCGGCAGCACTACCGGCCAGATCCTCATCAATAATCTAACTCCGGACGATCGCATCAAGCCCGGCGAACAGGTGCTCAGTTCAGGCGGCGACCAGGTCTATCCGCGCGGACTTTCCGTCGGCACTATCGAGTCGATCAAGGTGGACCCGGATCACCAGCCTTACACACTCATCCAGCTTCGACCCGCGGCTAATCTGAATCAACTTGAGGAGGTTCTGGTGATCACCGGGACCCAGACCACGCTGCCCGTGGCGGCCCAGAGGGATCTGGTCGCAGGAGTGGAGACGGCCGAGGCGCAGGCAACTGCCAAACAGCTTGCGGATCAGCAGGCGGCTGAGGCTGCTGCGCGGTCGGCGGCTCAGATCGTGGCTGACCGTCTGCCCAGCATCCATGAGGGCGACGACGACACGACCAAGAAGGGGGATGCGACAACACCTGCTGCCAAGACTCCGCCCGTCAGCGTGGTTCCGAAGCCCCTTCCGACCCTCCACTCGGATCGTTATTCGCCGGGAGCAACGCCATCGGCAGCCAATCTCAAACCCGGGGCTCCAGAGGCGGCTAATCCGGTTGTGCCACAGACGCCGACGCCAGACACTACGACTCAACCCGCGACACCGAAGCCGGTCCAGCCGAAGCCTCGCAAACCTCAGCCTCCACCGGACTCGGCCCAGCCACAGACCCAGTCCCCTAACCCTCAGCCGTAGCAGTCTGCTAAAAACATCATGGCTACCCGCAGCTTTACATCCCGCCGAGAGCTAGAGCAGCACAGCTTTCCCTCCGCCGTTGCGTTGCTGGTTCCGCTGGGGGCGATCCTTCTGCAGGCGCTGCTACCTCGGCCCTTTCCGCGGCTTGCCATCCTCGACCTCCCCCTGATTGTGACCATCTTCTTTGCCGTCTCGCGCCGCAACCCCGTCGCCGGAACTCTTACCGGCGCGGCCATTGGGCTGCTTCAGGACGCCCTGACCGCACAGCCCATCGGGGTCAACGGCATGGCGAAGTCCGTTATCGGCTACATTGCGGCCAGCATCGGCATCCAGGTTGACGTGGAAAACCTCACGACGCGTATCCTCATCAACTTTGGCTTCTTTCTTATCAATAGCTTTCTGCTCTTTCTCATCAATCGCCGCCTGCTGGGGCTGACGAACTTCCACATCTATTGGGGCCACGAGTTTATCCGTGCCGCGATCAACACGGTGGTCGCGCTTCCCATCTTTTTTCTGCTGGATAACACCAAGCGCAACGACTGAAATGCGAAATCAACCGTCTACACAGTGCTTACGACACAACAGTGGTAGACACAGATCGTCAGCTCTCGCCGTAAACTGAGTTCAGCCATGC
The nucleotide sequence above comes from Tunturibacter empetritectus. Encoded proteins:
- a CDS encoding sigma-54-dependent transcriptional regulator, with protein sequence MNHVLIVDDEAEIRESLESILREEDYLVTTAATAREALELLRDAAYDVVLLDIWLPDRDGLDTLTEIRQMESSNVPEVVIISGHGTIEAAVRATKLGAYDFLEKPLSLDRTLIVLKNAMKARQMREDNQEFSRQLTKGTVTGNSVPMKALRQQIKLMAPTNGRVLIYGESGAGKELVGRAMHAESLRKDRPFVELNCAAIPEDYIESELFGYRHGAVPGGPTEKRGTFERADGGTLFLDEVGDMSLKTQAKVLRALDEQRFLPVGASHPVHVDVRVIAATNKDLEEEIARGNFREDLFYRLNVIPFFVPPLRDRKEDIPLLVKEFLQQFGAEYGRPHVEMTEDALAALKQYHWPGNVRELRNLVERVLILNPKTQRIERKHLPMLVYRDSAKDSNKANGREEFTSLLQAREAYERDYILKKLDEFHGNVSRAAEGLGLERSHLYRKMKALGVSVKE
- the era gene encoding GTPase Era produces the protein MAFRSGFVSIIGRPNAGKSTLLNALLGQKLAIVTHKPQTTRTRIHGVLEVPLKKKAKGEPGHPAAQVVLVDTPGIHKPDTQLDKRMMQEVHDALESRDAVLFIVDVTHRLPKALGEKDSGKATGRMGMSAAEDDFALSLIKKLECPVILVLNKMDAIPKKDLLPLIAHWSTLHPFADVIPISARKKEGLDLLLEKIVGQLKEGQRYFPKHQLTDQPERFLVAELIREKILMLTGEEVPYATAVVIEKFEEPASMKKTKDGKLPVTKVSAAIFCERTGQKAILIGKQGEMLKRIGTAARKDIESLLGTRVFLELFVKVQEEWRSSRGFVEDLDWRRQLEEIAAKQAAEEK
- a CDS encoding alpha/beta hydrolase, which translates into the protein MNFTKLRTARRFARGLALLSTVTAPLFLSAQAVKPFSSIEVHSDRTVTFAYKDAAAGKVELVVGGLPKKLPMKKDAAGTWTVTTPALAPEIYGYHFEADGDFRLDPANPDTTINLVDIANELIVPGDTPQLWEMTNVPHGVLHHYNYTTNIVLGLPQNQSRYYVYTPPGYDPKAPQPYPVLYLLHGWSDSDSGWTAVGRADLMLDNLLAQGKIKPMVVVMPLGYGDMSFLHQFHVWEDPAAIDRNTDLFTKALLTEVLPRVEAEYHVSKDRKDRAIVGLSMGGLESLSIGLSHTDKFAWVGGFSSAVHNLNYETKLAALDPRTADLRLLWVACGTEDSLIEPNRKLVEFLKNKKMAVKQIETPGYHTWMVWRDNLSQFAPLLFQSK
- a CDS encoding cytochrome P460 family protein; translation: MLRSALLLLLVTILPQQETVRSYPDTVEAIGQNYTADGQFKMPEHYREWVFLSSGLDMSYSPKPSMPGHSMPGHSTFDNVFVNPSSYRAFLQTGAWPDKTVLVLEIRGAEGASSINQSGHTQSSEIMGIELHVKDAKLEGGWGFFEFDAPKGTAKVVARPGSCYQCHEAHAAVDTTFVQFYPTLLALAKTKGTLSPAYLKEVNASPTGK
- the mreC gene encoding rod shape-determining protein MreC, which translates into the protein MESFFTRFKNVLVLVAILLAQTIGLAVQVRRPVESGAPDSSKVTLIRYWAVSVVTPFERFFHGIGYTFRHGWSNYVDLRHTKQENHDLQEQIARLRLEQASFAEDAMQGHRLQAMLDFQQHYVSTTVAAQVIGTSGNDLSRVVYIDKGAKDGLKADQAVITPDGIVGKIRDVFPHTSQVLLINDQTSGAGVLLATTRIRAILRGSTTGQILINNLTPDDRIKPGEQVLSSGGDQVYPRGLSVGTIESIKVDPDHQPYTLIQLRPAANLNQLEEVLVITGTQTTLPVAAQRDLVAGVETAEAQATAKQLADQQAAEAAARSAAQIVADRLPSIHEGDDDTTKKGDATTPAAKTPPVSVVPKPLPTLHSDRYSPGATPSAANLKPGAPEAANPVVPQTPTPDTTTQPATPKPVQPKPRKPQPPPDSAQPQTQSPNPQP
- the mreD gene encoding rod shape-determining protein MreD, translating into MATRSFTSRRELEQHSFPSAVALLVPLGAILLQALLPRPFPRLAILDLPLIVTIFFAVSRRNPVAGTLTGAAIGLLQDALTAQPIGVNGMAKSVIGYIAASIGIQVDVENLTTRILINFGFFLINSFLLFLINRRLLGLTNFHIYWGHEFIRAAINTVVALPIFFLLDNTKRND